One genomic window of Carassius gibelio isolate Cgi1373 ecotype wild population from Czech Republic chromosome A10, carGib1.2-hapl.c, whole genome shotgun sequence includes the following:
- the LOC128021143 gene encoding ribosomal protein S6 kinase beta-1 — protein sequence MAGVFDIDLEDNVSDEELADGARGSECLDQCSGFEFMEDCEKFEISENSVNPGTEQIRPECFELLRVLGKGGYGKVFQVRKVTGADSGKIFAMKVLKKAMIARNAKDTAHTKAERSILEEVKHPFIVDLIYAFQTGGKLYLILEYLSGGELFMQLEREGIFLEDTACFYLAEISMALGHLHQKGIIYRDLKPENIMLRNNGHVKLTDFGLCKESIHDGTVTHTFCGTIEYMAPEILMRSGHNRAVDWWSLGALMYDMLTGAPPFTAENRKKTIDKILKCKLSLPPYLTQEARDLLKKLLRRNASTRMGAGPRDVLDVQAHSFFRHMNWDDLLAFKVEPPFKPFLQSADDVSQFDSKFTSQTPVDSPDDSTLSESANQVFLGFTYIAPSVLENIKEKFTFEPKYRSPRKLLGSPRTPVSPMKGEGEDGWSRGPPFPEVPATTASLLPPTDAPMEVSNVEQMDNCSNMEVSAPLNIKKPLGSNTGSFMKPAGGRRPKNLRMNH from the exons ATGGCTGGTGTTTTTGATATCGACCTGGAGGACAACGTGTCAGACGAGGAGCTCGCCGACGGG GCCAGGGGCAGTGAATGCCTGGACCAGTGCAGTGGCTTTGAATT TATGGAAGACTGCGAGAAGTTCGAAATCTCCGAGAACAGTGTGAATCCAGGCACAGAGCAGATTCGTCCTGAATGTTTTGAGTTGCTTCGTGTTTTGGGTAAAGGAGGATATGGGAAG GTTTTTCAAGTTCGCAAGGTAACTGGGGCAGATTCTGGGAAGATATTTGCCATGAAGGTCTTGAAAAAG GCCATGATTGCTCGCAATGCAAAGGACACCGCTCATACTAAAGCAGAGAGGAGCATCCTAGAGGAAGTTAAGCATCCCTTCATTGTGGACCTCATATACGCCTTTCAGACAGGAGGGAAACTTTATCTCATCCTCGAGTACCTAAGCG GTGGAGAGCTGTTCATGCAGCTGGAGAGGGAGGGGATCTTTTTGGAGGACACAGCCTG CTTTTACCTGGCAGAGATTTCCATGGCCTTGGGTCATCTTCATCAGAAAGGCATTATTTACAGAGATCTGAAGCCAGAGAACATCATGCTCCGTAACAAtg GTCACGTGAAGCTGACAGACTTTGGACTCTGTAAGGAGTCGATCCACGATGGTACCGTCACACACACCTTCTGCGGAACCATAGAGTACAT GGCACCAGAAATCCTCATGAGAAGCGGCCATAACCGAGCTGTGGATTGGTGGAGTCTGGGAGCCCTGATGTATGACATGCTAACAGGAGCT CCGCCATTCACCGCAGAGAATCGGAAGAAAACCATAGACAAAATCCTAAAGTGCAAACTGAGCCTTCCACCATACCTCACCCAAGAAGCACGGGACCTTCTCAAAAAG CTGCTGAGAAGAAATGCATCAACGAGGATGGGAGCAGGTCCTAGAGATGTTTTAGATGTCCAG GCCCACTCCTTCTTCAGACACATGAACTGGGATGATCTGCTGGCTTTTAAAGTTGAACCTCCCTTTAAGCCTTTTTTG CAATCAGCAGATGACGTTAGCCAGTTTGACTCCAAGTTCACTAGTCAGACTCCTGTGGACAGTCCCGACGACTCGACGCTCAGCGAAAGTGCCAACCAAGTCTTCCTG GGCTTTACGTACATCGCTCCATCTGTGCTCGAAAACATCAAGGAGAAGTTCACTTTTGAACCAAAATACCGTTCACCTCGCAAGCTTCTGGGAAGCCCAAGAACACCAGTGAG CCCTATGAAGGGTGAAGGGGAAGACGGTTGGTCTCGGGGCCCACCCTTCCCAGAAGTGCCCGCAACCACCGCCTCTCTCCTGCCGCCCACTGATGCACCCATGGAGGTGTCTAATGTTGAGCAGATGGACAATTGCAGCAACATGGAGGTGTCAGCCCCTCTCAACATCAAAAAACCACTGGGATCCAACACGGGGTCCTTCATGAAACCAGCGGGCGGCAGGAGACCCAAGAATCTGAGGATGAATCATTGA